The region AGGTGACTGACACACCGTCTTCGCGAGCAAGCCCGCTCCCACATTTTGACTGTATTTCAAGTCGAGCTCGGTGGGAGCTGTGTTTTAGATCAGGGCATGCAGCGCCACAACGGCCTGAACGCGATCAACCTGTGGGAGCGGGCTTGCTCGCGAAAGCGGAGTGTCAGGTGATGCATCTGGTGACTGACACACCGTCTTCGCGAGCAAGCCCGCTGCCACAGGTTGACTGTATTTCAAGTCGAGCCAGGTGGGAGCTGTGTTTCGGATCAGGCCATGTAGGGCACGGCAATCAGCAGGATCGCGGTGCCATGGGCGATCGTCGCCGGCAACACGCCATAACGCATGCGCACCAGCGCGCACGCCAGGCTTTCGATCAGGGTAAACAGCAACACCGGCCAGCCCAATTGGGTGACGCTTAAGGCCAGGAAAGCATGACAGGCTGCAAAGGCCACGCCGCTGATCAACGCCGCCCGCAACGGGGTGACCTGCTGCTCCAGATAGCCCTGTAAAAAGCCGCGAAACAGCACCTCCTCCAACGCATTGGCGCCATACGCCAATACCACCATGCCCGGCAGCCACACCCAGTAGCCGTGGATCGCGGACGCCTCGATGCCTTGGTAAACCCGCAACGGCACGCCGATCAAGCAGCCCACGGCCAGCGCGACAGCCAGGCCAACCGTCGGGTTGCCGATGGACCAGCGCACCCACTGCCACAGCTCCGGTGCTATCCGTGCAAGCAGCGCTATCAACAGCAGCGAAAAACCACCCAGCGCCGCCAACACAAAGGCATTGCCGCTGAATGCAATCTGCACATCGCCGCTCAACGACCAGATGCCCAACGGCGTCATCGCATCACGCAGCAATACAAATGCCATCAGCAAGATAAGGATGCGTACCGCGGACAACGCTTTGGGCGTAAGCGCAAACCACAAGCCAAACAGCAGCACGCCGGGTGCCAGGTAGCGTGCGTAGTTGACCAGCACCACCATGCCTGAGGTAATCATCAACGGTTATTCCCGCAGGTTAAGCGTGAGCAATGGCCAGCATTTCGATTTCAACCGCCGCTGATTTTGGCAACTGCATCACACCAACCGATGTCCGTGTATGCGCCCCGGCGGCACCGAGGATTTCATGCAGCAGGTCGGAGGCCGCATTGGCCACTTCGCTCTGCTGGTCGAAATCTTCAGCGCTGCGCACGTACACCGCAATGCGCGGGATTGCCTTGACCTGATCCAGCGAACCCAAGGCCTGCTTGAGCAACCCCAGGCAACGCAATGCGCTGATACTCGCAGCGATTTGCGCCTGGGCCAGGGTCAGGCTTTCACCGACTTTGCCCGGCAGCACGATGGTGTCGCCGACACGGGGAATCTGGCCACTGATGTATAGGTGGTTACCGTCGCGCACCAGCGGCGTGTAGTTGCCGCCGATTTTGAATGTTTCCAATAGATAGCCGATGCGCTCTTGCGCGGCCTGGTATTTCTGATCCGGTGTCATACGCGTGAATCCTCCTGGCGACGTTGCCATTCATCCACCACATCGCCCAGCGTCTTGGGGATGTCGTTGCGAATCCAGGCCATCAACGGCCGGTCGAACTTGAACGCCGAGCCGCAGTGTTCAAGCATGAATCGGCGAACTTTCTGGGTATTTTTATAGTGTGGCGTCACCGGGGTGGCGCGGGTCATGACGCCGCTGTGCCAGTCAAAATCCATTTTGCACCTCGGGCGAGTTGTTGTTTCGGCAGTAGCATAGCGATGTGCTACTGGTGCAGGAAGTGGCAAGCGCATGCCTTGGCGCTTATTTGATGTGTTGGGACGTCGTATAAGACAGTCTTATTTCCATGAAGCCTTTAGGCCTTAACTTTTTAAGACTTTTAAAAATTTCACTTTCCTTCCCAGACGAAAATATTGCATGGTTGTACGACGACTAAAGTGGTCGTTGCGCCCCCAACAACAATAAGGAAACACCCATGCCAAACGTCAAAGTGCTGATCGGTTTTCTGTGCCTGTTTTCCGGTTATGTCGCAGCGGCGCCTGCCGCCGCTGAAAAGGATGTGGCTCAAGCGGTCGACCAACTGACCCAAGCCATGCTGCACCTGGACCTCAAACAGCTTCACGCGCTGACGTCCGACAAACTCACCTACGGTCACTCCAGTGGCAAAGTGCAGGACAAGGCGCAATTCATCGCCGATCTGGAAACCCACACCAGCGCCTTCAAGACCCTCGAAATGCAGAACCAGACCATCACCCTGCAAGGCGACACCGCCCTGGTGCGCAACCACTTTCACGCGCTGGCCGTGAACAGCGGCGTCGACGTGCCGACCGACATCGACAACTTTCAGGTCTGGCAGAAGCAAAAAGGCAAGTGGCTGCTGATCGGGCGTCAAGCGTACAAATACTGATGACGGCGGTGAGCCGCCCAAGCTCGGCTCACCACTGCACCACTCTGCGCACGCGCACCAGCGCCGTGCGCAGCGCCGTCATGTCCACCGAGCCCAGCGCCAGGCGCAGCGCATGCGGCACGCTCGCCGAGACGGCAAACGGCTCGGCGGTGGACACCGAAATGCCCTCGCGTTGCAGGGTCATGGCGACCTGATCGGCCCGCGCCTCTTCTTGCAGCGGCAACCACAAAAAATACGACGAGGGGTGGCTGATGTAATGCACCCCGGCCAACACCTGCGCGGCCAAGGCTTGTCGCGCCTGGGCATCCTGGCGCTTTTGCGCTTCCAGGCGTGCGACGGTGCCGTCCTCGATCCAGGCGACAGCAATTGCGCTCATCACCCCGGGCACGTTCCAGGTGGTGGCCATGATGGTGCGTTCAATCGCCTTTACCCATGCCACAGGCGCCGCAACAAAACCGACGCGCAAGCCGGTGGCGACACTCTTGGACAGCCCGCCGACGTACACCGTGCGTTCAGGCGCCAGGGCCGCCAGTGGCGGCGGTGCGTCCTCGGCCAGGTACGCGTAGGCCGCATCCTCGATCA is a window of Pseudomonas antarctica DNA encoding:
- a CDS encoding CPBP family intramembrane glutamic endopeptidase; this encodes MITSGMVVLVNYARYLAPGVLLFGLWFALTPKALSAVRILILLMAFVLLRDAMTPLGIWSLSGDVQIAFSGNAFVLAALGGFSLLLIALLARIAPELWQWVRWSIGNPTVGLAVALAVGCLIGVPLRVYQGIEASAIHGYWVWLPGMVVLAYGANALEEVLFRGFLQGYLEQQVTPLRAALISGVAFAACHAFLALSVTQLGWPVLLFTLIESLACALVRMRYGVLPATIAHGTAILLIAVPYMA
- a CDS encoding nuclear transport factor 2 family protein encodes the protein MPNVKVLIGFLCLFSGYVAAAPAAAEKDVAQAVDQLTQAMLHLDLKQLHALTSDKLTYGHSSGKVQDKAQFIADLETHTSAFKTLEMQNQTITLQGDTALVRNHFHALAVNSGVDVPTDIDNFQVWQKQKGKWLLIGRQAYKY
- a CDS encoding RidA family protein, with amino-acid sequence MTPDQKYQAAQERIGYLLETFKIGGNYTPLVRDGNHLYISGQIPRVGDTIVLPGKVGESLTLAQAQIAASISALRCLGLLKQALGSLDQVKAIPRIAVYVRSAEDFDQQSEVANAASDLLHEILGAAGAHTRTSVGVMQLPKSAAVEIEMLAIAHA
- a CDS encoding DUF6434 domain-containing protein, producing the protein MDFDWHSGVMTRATPVTPHYKNTQKVRRFMLEHCGSAFKFDRPLMAWIRNDIPKTLGDVVDEWQRRQEDSRV